A genome region from Fervidicoccaceae archaeon includes the following:
- a CDS encoding hydrogenase maturation protease, with translation MRGVLVGEEAIKALGGLIDDSILVFLGNRLRGDDAAGLLVGELLLASCATRRAIVCESQLELCLSELSGRLEKARRLIIIDAIEAGLEAGQIALAPLDEFSSSIDFSSSHGISMRLLSRVLKWRYGVEEAWVLGVQASELGAVRLEISSEVREGCEVLAEALLSSLPECRLGRGLGAFD, from the coding sequence TTGAGAGGAGTCTTAGTGGGGGAGGAGGCTATCAAGGCTCTCGGAGGCCTCATCGACGACTCGATCCTGGTCTTCCTGGGAAATAGGCTGCGGGGCGACGACGCGGCCGGTCTCCTTGTGGGGGAGCTCCTCCTGGCCTCCTGCGCGACGCGACGCGCTATCGTCTGCGAGTCCCAGCTGGAGCTGTGCTTGAGCGAGCTGAGCGGGAGGCTCGAGAAGGCGAGGAGGCTCATAATAATCGACGCGATCGAGGCGGGCCTCGAGGCCGGCCAGATAGCGTTGGCGCCCCTAGACGAGTTCTCGAGCTCGATCGACTTCTCCTCCTCTCACGGCATCTCGATGAGGCTCCTGTCTCGAGTCCTTAAATGGCGCTACGGCGTCGAGGAGGCGTGGGTCCTCGGCGTGCAGGCCTCGGAGCTGGGGGCGGTGAGGCTCGAGATCTCCTCAGAAGTCAGAGAGGGCTGCGAGGTCCTCGCGGAGGCTCTGCTGAGCTCGCTCCCCGAATGCAGGCTCGGACGAGGGCTCGGGGCTTTTGATTAA
- a CDS encoding ATP-binding protein, translating to MVIGETTPGRALFLAKRPPRLGEFVIIEHDEGFVLGMVEDSVAGSPFISDDSTDIEAVSKMLQIVGRDRFYLKGSARTLSRLEDLMVRRKVRPVKTPPRPGARVFEADEGVLNRIFTPPGRPLLGGEAYYDEKTRRGYVRIGSLATNPNVPVYVSVDKLVARHCAVLAMTGAGKSNAVAVLSNRIARAFGGTIVIFDFHGEYLDAFDSEVSNVIEPRINPDSLKLHEIGALASIVPSYHKQYRALRALYGLARALRSSGEGGGKNVVELMIELADAIEDREAGEGLRSLLASSIARPERLPSEAEEHYRRLVKLSSDVLHEVAGKLEDLLSRYRGFLSSSAPRDLSRLIVPRKLNVVDLSHVDREGCDVFVSFVSRSLLEARKRWVVSGGREGYPTPALLVLEEAHTLVPKGEEQTNTKTVFSQIAREGRKFGVGLCLVSQRPKSLDENSLSQTCSKIVLRIVEPEDQYYVQRTSEQLSRELVSLLPSLDVGEAVVFGEFALFPALVKIDEFGAKSMGRDPDVVGEWLKTSRESGRELDEFIEMQFSS from the coding sequence GTGGTCATCGGCGAGACCACCCCAGGGAGGGCTCTGTTCCTAGCCAAGAGGCCCCCGAGGCTGGGAGAGTTCGTGATCATAGAGCACGACGAGGGATTCGTCCTGGGTATGGTCGAGGACTCGGTCGCCGGGAGCCCCTTCATATCGGACGACTCGACGGACATCGAGGCGGTCTCCAAGATGCTGCAGATCGTCGGCAGGGACAGGTTCTACCTGAAGGGCTCGGCCAGGACCCTCTCGAGGCTCGAGGACCTCATGGTCAGGAGGAAGGTGCGACCGGTCAAGACGCCGCCGAGGCCTGGAGCGAGAGTATTCGAGGCCGACGAGGGGGTCCTGAACAGGATATTCACGCCCCCCGGTCGTCCGCTGCTCGGCGGCGAGGCTTACTACGACGAGAAGACCAGGAGGGGCTACGTGAGAATAGGGTCTCTGGCCACGAATCCCAACGTCCCGGTCTACGTCAGCGTCGATAAGCTCGTGGCCCGCCACTGCGCCGTCCTGGCCATGACTGGGGCCGGCAAGTCGAACGCGGTGGCCGTGCTCTCGAATAGGATAGCCAGAGCCTTCGGCGGGACCATCGTGATATTTGACTTCCACGGAGAGTACCTCGACGCGTTCGACAGCGAGGTCTCCAACGTGATAGAGCCCAGAATAAACCCCGACTCGCTCAAGCTCCACGAGATAGGGGCTCTCGCGAGCATCGTGCCGTCTTATCACAAGCAGTACAGAGCTCTGCGAGCCCTCTACGGACTCGCCAGAGCCCTCAGGAGCTCGGGGGAGGGCGGTGGGAAGAACGTCGTTGAGCTCATGATAGAGCTCGCGGACGCGATCGAGGACCGCGAGGCCGGGGAGGGGCTCCGCTCGCTCCTCGCCTCCTCGATCGCCCGGCCAGAGAGGCTGCCCTCGGAGGCCGAGGAGCACTATCGCAGGCTCGTTAAGCTCAGCTCCGACGTGTTGCACGAGGTGGCGGGGAAGCTCGAGGACCTCCTCTCCAGGTACAGAGGCTTCTTGAGCTCGAGCGCTCCCCGCGATCTCTCGAGGCTCATCGTGCCGCGCAAGCTCAACGTCGTGGACCTCTCGCACGTCGATAGGGAAGGCTGCGACGTCTTCGTGTCCTTCGTCTCGAGGAGCCTCCTCGAGGCCAGGAAGAGGTGGGTTGTGAGCGGGGGGCGCGAGGGCTACCCGACGCCCGCCCTCCTCGTCCTCGAGGAGGCCCACACGCTCGTGCCGAAGGGGGAGGAGCAGACGAACACGAAGACCGTGTTCTCACAGATAGCGAGAGAGGGGAGGAAGTTCGGCGTGGGCCTATGCCTCGTGAGCCAGAGGCCCAAGAGCCTCGACGAGAACAGCCTCAGCCAGACGTGCAGCAAGATAGTCCTCAGGATCGTCGAGCCCGAAGACCAATATTATGTTCAGAGGACTAGCGAGCAGCTCAGCCGGGAGCTCGTCTCGCTTCTGCCGAGTCTCGACGTGGGCGAGGCCGTGGTCTTCGGCGAGTTCGCTCTCTTTCCAGCCCTCGTCAAGATCGACGAGTTCGGGGCGAAGAGCATGGGCAGAGACCCCGACGTCGTGGGGGAGTGGCTGAAGACTTCGAGAGAGAGCGGCCGAGAGCTCGATGAGTTCATCGAGATGCAGTTCTCGAGCTGA
- a CDS encoding DUF488 domain-containing protein, translated as MSPVVYTVGYSGRTPRELIELLRSNGVERVVDVRRWNYSRRAPEFSGPALAGALALEDIDYVWIPELGGYRRFGVDADDRGVGSCLGAEGFRAYAAYITTRLDVRPALRKLEYLASEKTSALLCRERSPTACHRRILSDYLMVRGFRVIHVVGRGELLELGLSPCARASSGELEYV; from the coding sequence TTGAGCCCTGTTGTTTATACTGTGGGGTACTCTGGGCGAACTCCGCGCGAGCTGATCGAGCTGCTGCGGAGCAATGGGGTCGAGAGAGTCGTCGACGTCAGGAGGTGGAACTACTCGAGGAGAGCTCCCGAGTTCTCGGGACCGGCTCTAGCCGGGGCCCTCGCGCTCGAGGACATCGACTACGTCTGGATCCCCGAGCTGGGCGGCTATAGGCGCTTCGGCGTCGACGCCGATGACAGAGGAGTGGGCAGCTGCTTGGGAGCCGAGGGTTTCAGAGCCTACGCCGCCTACATTACGACGAGGCTCGACGTCAGGCCCGCTCTGAGGAAGCTCGAGTATCTCGCGTCGGAGAAGACCAGCGCTCTGCTCTGCAGAGAGAGGAGCCCGACAGCGTGTCATAGGAGGATCCTATCGGACTACCTGATGGTCAGGGGATTCAGAGTGATTCACGTGGTGGGGCGGGGGGAGCTATTGGAGCTCGGGCTCAGCCCCTGCGCTAGGGCGTCGAGCGGAGAGCTCGAGTACGTCTAG
- a CDS encoding NADH-quinone oxidoreductase subunit K encodes MSSSFVTAVGVVLAMGGLVAVAATRNLVRVLIGLQSLGLGAILVLSSAGLSSAFSPTYAVVLAASAAAAMEAASIIVVVVVYRKFKTSDPRRISELKW; translated from the coding sequence GTGAGCTCTTCTTTCGTGACCGCGGTTGGGGTCGTCCTCGCCATGGGAGGCCTCGTCGCGGTCGCCGCTACGCGCAACTTGGTCAGAGTACTCATCGGGCTGCAATCGCTCGGCCTCGGAGCGATTCTGGTCCTTTCGTCGGCCGGCCTGAGCTCCGCCTTTTCGCCCACTTACGCCGTAGTGCTCGCGGCCTCGGCCGCAGCAGCGATGGAGGCCGCGAGCATAATCGTCGTGGTGGTCGTCTACAGGAAGTTCAAGACTAGCGACCCGAGGAGGATCTCCGAGCTCAAATGGTAG
- a CDS encoding complex I subunit 1 family protein, with product MSELALEALLRTLVFPGLLFATIFALFLQWVERKSVARIQWRIGPKFTGPRGLLQPLYDFLKLLTKREIVPEGADPLLFRLAPAISLGVPVFGLALLPLSGIKSPLGFEGDFVLMLFVLSFGAFAMALAGFAVLSPYTSVGVGRHVLQYSVYEALLSIALILAALQAKALSVEGVLSYQAQHGPLLIYQPLGFVAALLALMAKLEKQPFDLPEAKQEIVGGWLTEYSGRGLAFLKLYKDLMLFFGASLMAVAYLGGPLGPGHDAAPIIGTAYFLLKVLLISLLIFVVRGIAARIRVLALGEYFWVRLAPLLLAQAALVLLVLR from the coding sequence GTGAGTGAGCTCGCTCTCGAGGCCTTGCTCAGGACCTTGGTCTTCCCCGGCCTATTGTTCGCGACGATCTTCGCGCTGTTCTTGCAGTGGGTGGAGAGGAAGTCCGTGGCTAGGATCCAGTGGAGGATCGGGCCCAAGTTCACCGGGCCCCGCGGGCTCCTACAGCCCCTCTACGACTTCCTCAAGCTCCTCACGAAACGCGAGATAGTCCCGGAAGGAGCTGACCCCCTGCTCTTCAGGCTGGCCCCGGCGATCTCGCTGGGAGTGCCGGTCTTCGGCCTGGCCCTCCTGCCTCTCTCCGGAATAAAGTCCCCTCTAGGCTTCGAGGGAGACTTCGTCCTCATGCTCTTCGTGCTCTCGTTCGGAGCCTTCGCGATGGCTCTCGCCGGCTTCGCTGTGCTCAGCCCCTATACGTCGGTCGGAGTCGGCAGGCACGTGCTACAGTACTCGGTCTACGAGGCCCTTCTCTCGATCGCGCTGATCCTCGCTGCTCTGCAGGCTAAGGCGCTGAGCGTGGAGGGCGTCTTGAGCTATCAGGCTCAGCATGGCCCGCTGTTGATCTATCAGCCGCTCGGCTTCGTGGCGGCCCTATTAGCGCTCATGGCGAAGCTCGAGAAGCAGCCCTTCGACCTCCCCGAGGCCAAGCAAGAGATCGTCGGCGGGTGGCTGACGGAGTACTCCGGCCGAGGTCTGGCTTTCCTCAAGCTCTACAAGGACCTCATGCTATTCTTCGGGGCCTCTCTCATGGCCGTGGCCTACTTAGGAGGACCCCTCGGCCCAGGCCACGACGCCGCGCCGATCATTGGGACGGCCTACTTCCTGCTCAAAGTGCTGCTGATATCGCTGCTGATCTTCGTGGTGAGAGGTATCGCCGCGAGGATCCGAGTCCTCGCGCTCGGAGAGTACTTCTGGGTGAGGCTCGCTCCCCTCCTCCTCGCGCAAGCAGCTCTCGTGCTCTTGGTCCTGAGGTGA
- a CDS encoding MFS transporter → MNRPKGEGSRLASVALVAWAGAFLEWLDFYTYGILAKVVARVFFPSTDPIASLIASYGALAVGFLFRPLGAILFGKIGDQLGRKRAFVIAALLMLVGTVGVGLAPSYAQVGVLASILVFALRIVQGLALGGGYGAAITYLGEFAPEHRRGLITGVLFTTPAAGMGVAGSIQTFISGWLGAEQFAAWGWRLNFIVAGALVFAVALILHLIYRETPIFDMLKRVRRVTSSPVREVFSKRYLPLVLMAWIGVVGAHGPVWYTNNYFNSQYLQIAGGLSTSEANKILSTAIYASLWTYPLFGWLSDKIGRKPVLLLGIYGNALWFPVAFKLYDKYLAVGDETGLWLTTLTMTLFNGVGYSGAMSALLLELFPARIRLSSVALSYNLGYGLTGGFTPLVVTSIYRVTGDLYQAVVLWSTLVPMIMGALYALRGPETLGTRIWAELSAGRFAKRPPLVVPPGVPLVEAAKRMIESGVRAAFVVGSGVGVLEERALVRAIARGAGLGSPVSEHAVRVECVREDEPVTKIFVVIEEKFLRHAPICDSSGELVGYVSARELVNEALALDSIAKKRASLRFRVRDVAARDLVYVRPGAPLREVARIMAENNVGFVPILSDGEIVGVLSEYDLLRAIALGADLGAPVEALARREGIITVNGDSTLREAAELMLRHNIRHLPVLDNGRVAAVVSIRDVIKAVG, encoded by the coding sequence TTGAACAGACCCAAGGGGGAGGGGAGCAGACTAGCCTCCGTGGCCCTCGTCGCGTGGGCCGGGGCCTTCCTCGAGTGGCTCGACTTCTACACCTACGGCATTCTGGCCAAGGTGGTCGCCAGAGTATTCTTCCCCTCGACGGATCCCATAGCCTCGCTCATTGCATCCTATGGCGCTCTGGCCGTCGGCTTCCTCTTCAGGCCGCTCGGCGCGATACTCTTCGGCAAGATAGGCGATCAGCTCGGGCGCAAGAGGGCCTTCGTCATCGCCGCTCTCCTCATGTTGGTCGGGACCGTCGGCGTGGGCCTCGCGCCTAGCTACGCTCAGGTGGGGGTCCTAGCCTCGATCTTGGTCTTCGCGTTGAGGATAGTTCAGGGTCTAGCGCTGGGCGGAGGCTACGGGGCCGCGATCACGTACCTCGGCGAGTTCGCGCCGGAGCACAGGAGAGGGCTGATAACCGGTGTGCTCTTCACCACGCCAGCGGCCGGGATGGGCGTCGCGGGCAGCATCCAGACCTTCATCAGCGGCTGGCTCGGCGCGGAGCAGTTCGCCGCGTGGGGCTGGAGGCTCAACTTCATCGTGGCCGGCGCCCTCGTCTTCGCCGTCGCTCTGATCCTCCACCTGATCTACAGAGAGACTCCCATCTTCGACATGCTAAAGAGAGTGAGGCGCGTCACCTCGAGCCCGGTCAGAGAGGTCTTCTCGAAGCGCTACCTGCCCCTAGTCCTCATGGCGTGGATCGGCGTGGTCGGGGCCCACGGGCCCGTGTGGTACACGAACAACTACTTCAACTCGCAGTATCTGCAGATAGCCGGCGGCTTGAGCACGAGCGAGGCGAACAAGATACTGAGCACCGCAATATATGCCTCTCTGTGGACCTATCCGCTCTTCGGCTGGCTCTCCGACAAGATAGGCAGGAAGCCCGTGCTCCTCCTCGGCATCTACGGCAATGCGCTGTGGTTCCCCGTGGCCTTCAAGCTCTACGACAAGTACCTCGCGGTAGGAGACGAGACGGGGCTCTGGCTGACCACTCTGACGATGACTCTCTTCAACGGAGTGGGCTACAGCGGAGCCATGTCGGCTCTCCTGCTCGAGCTGTTCCCGGCTAGAATAAGGCTCTCCTCCGTTGCTCTCTCCTACAATCTGGGCTACGGTCTGACGGGCGGCTTTACTCCCCTAGTAGTCACGTCGATCTACAGGGTCACGGGCGATTTGTACCAGGCAGTCGTGCTCTGGTCGACGCTGGTGCCAATGATCATGGGGGCCCTCTACGCGCTGAGGGGGCCCGAGACGTTGGGCACGAGGATCTGGGCGGAGCTGAGCGCCGGCAGATTCGCCAAGAGGCCTCCGCTCGTGGTGCCACCCGGAGTCCCGCTCGTTGAAGCGGCCAAGCGCATGATCGAGAGCGGGGTCAGGGCGGCCTTCGTCGTGGGCAGCGGCGTCGGAGTGCTCGAGGAGAGGGCCTTGGTTAGGGCCATAGCGCGAGGGGCAGGCCTCGGCTCTCCGGTCTCCGAGCACGCCGTGCGCGTGGAGTGCGTGCGCGAGGACGAGCCCGTGACGAAGATATTCGTCGTGATTGAGGAGAAGTTCCTCAGGCACGCGCCTATCTGTGACTCGAGCGGAGAGCTCGTGGGATACGTCAGCGCCAGGGAGCTCGTGAACGAGGCCCTCGCTCTAGACTCCATCGCGAAGAAGAGGGCCTCGCTGAGATTCAGAGTTCGCGACGTGGCGGCGAGAGACTTGGTCTACGTGAGGCCCGGCGCGCCGCTGAGGGAGGTCGCTAGGATCATGGCGGAGAACAACGTAGGCTTCGTGCCGATCTTAAGCGATGGAGAGATCGTCGGAGTGCTCTCCGAGTACGATCTGTTGAGAGCCATCGCGTTGGGGGCAGACCTCGGCGCCCCGGTGGAGGCCCTAGCTAGAAGAGAGGGCATAATCACGGTGAACGGGGACTCCACGTTGAGGGAGGCCGCCGAGCTGATGCTGAGGCACAACATAAGGCACCTGCCGGTGCTCGACAACGGGAGAGTGGCTGCGGTAGTATCGATCAGAGACGTCATCAAGGCCGTGGGCTGA
- a CDS encoding NADH-quinone oxidoreductase subunit L, with product MAEVNPLLIPLATLAACVLEPALGKISRRAGEGLAVVASALAAALSLYLFSQPHRWPLYLGPYLPHVSFYVDQLSVFMLCVINCIGALVVYYSVGYMGRDRDFIRYYALILLFIGSMSGLVVAGDLVLLYIFWEMVGICSALLIAYWWEKPEARRAGLKAFVVTRTADFGMLIGVALAYAAAGTTSVPELLSSASGLPARMAQLIGLLLFVGAMGKSAQFPLLVWLPDAMEGPTTVSALIHAATMVKAGVYLVARMYPLISLFPALMHLIAVIALITVLMSGFAAIGSRDVKRVLAFSTINHLSLMFLALGLGAWTASQLHLLSHSLFKALLFLTAGLVIHETGTRDIFQMRGLYRGGLRISAICFLIGALSLAGLPPFPGFVTKEMVLGLLHGALPEALASLVVFTVSFTSALYIFRAFFAMFLGEPSGHYHERDKFMVPVIVLLCVATTLGLYPVLSAARAFGAEHLHAAVEPLPLLAALLGVAVSYALWGRNAAPEMRRSLGPLASAAERSFLLDDAYTMLAKFVADKVSRVATMIQTGVPSINTSWILAFVLALALLVSLVW from the coding sequence TTGGCCGAGGTCAATCCCCTCCTGATCCCGCTGGCGACCCTCGCGGCCTGCGTCTTGGAGCCGGCGTTGGGCAAGATCTCGAGGAGGGCGGGCGAGGGCCTTGCTGTGGTCGCCTCGGCCCTGGCCGCCGCCCTCTCGCTTTACCTATTTTCTCAGCCCCATAGGTGGCCCCTCTACTTGGGACCGTATCTCCCGCACGTCTCCTTCTACGTCGATCAACTCTCCGTCTTCATGCTCTGCGTGATAAACTGCATAGGAGCTCTCGTTGTCTACTACAGCGTCGGCTACATGGGACGCGACAGAGACTTCATTAGATACTACGCGTTGATACTCCTCTTCATCGGTTCAATGTCGGGCCTCGTCGTGGCTGGAGACCTCGTGCTCCTCTATATATTTTGGGAGATGGTGGGGATATGCAGCGCCCTCCTCATAGCCTATTGGTGGGAGAAGCCCGAGGCCAGGAGAGCCGGCCTCAAGGCCTTCGTGGTCACGAGGACCGCCGACTTTGGCATGTTGATAGGCGTCGCACTAGCCTACGCCGCTGCCGGCACGACCAGCGTGCCGGAGCTCCTGAGCTCGGCCTCGGGTCTGCCCGCTAGAATGGCCCAGCTCATCGGGCTTCTCCTCTTCGTCGGAGCCATGGGTAAGTCCGCTCAGTTCCCGTTGTTGGTCTGGCTCCCCGATGCCATGGAGGGGCCCACGACGGTTAGCGCCCTTATACACGCCGCCACCATGGTCAAGGCCGGCGTCTACTTGGTCGCCAGAATGTACCCGCTGATCTCGCTTTTCCCAGCTCTGATGCACTTGATCGCTGTCATCGCTCTAATAACCGTGCTCATGTCGGGCTTCGCCGCGATTGGGTCGAGAGACGTCAAGAGGGTTCTGGCCTTCAGCACGATCAATCACCTCTCGCTCATGTTCCTGGCCCTCGGCCTGGGAGCCTGGACCGCCTCTCAGCTCCACCTGCTTAGCCACTCGCTCTTCAAGGCCCTCCTCTTCCTCACGGCGGGTCTCGTGATTCACGAGACAGGCACCAGAGACATCTTCCAGATGAGGGGTCTCTATAGAGGCGGGCTGAGGATCTCGGCCATCTGCTTCCTAATAGGCGCTCTGAGCCTGGCCGGACTCCCGCCCTTCCCCGGCTTCGTCACGAAGGAGATGGTGCTGGGGCTGCTTCACGGAGCGCTCCCCGAGGCCCTCGCATCGTTGGTGGTCTTCACGGTATCCTTCACGTCGGCTCTCTACATCTTCAGGGCGTTCTTCGCGATGTTCTTGGGCGAGCCCAGCGGCCACTACCACGAGAGAGACAAGTTCATGGTCCCAGTCATCGTGTTGCTCTGCGTCGCCACGACCCTCGGCCTCTACCCGGTCCTCAGCGCCGCTCGCGCCTTCGGAGCGGAGCACTTGCACGCGGCCGTTGAGCCGCTCCCGCTCCTGGCCGCTCTGCTGGGCGTGGCGGTCTCCTACGCGCTCTGGGGCAGAAACGCGGCCCCCGAAATGAGGAGGTCTCTCGGCCCACTGGCCAGTGCGGCGGAGAGGAGCTTCCTCCTGGACGACGCCTACACGATGCTCGCCAAATTCGTCGCCGATAAAGTGAGCCGAGTTGCCACGATGATTCAGACAGGCGTTCCCTCGATAAACACCTCGTGGATCCTGGCCTTCGTTTTAGCGCTCGCGCTCCTCGTCTCGTTAGTGTGGTGA
- a CDS encoding 4Fe-4S binding protein — translation MPKRGATGMLSEALRRLVTEPITEPYVVEDLEEQPHLRGRPLLIPEKCTGCRLCYMVCPSSAITMVTVGTRRVGQREVPLQHPRFDYFRCIYCGMCSYVCTFKAIELERKLVPLHVGPKPSGGEGA, via the coding sequence GTGCCCAAGAGAGGCGCGACCGGGATGTTGAGCGAGGCCCTTAGGCGATTGGTCACCGAGCCCATCACCGAGCCCTACGTGGTCGAGGACCTCGAAGAGCAGCCCCACCTGCGCGGGAGACCTCTGCTCATCCCGGAGAAGTGCACCGGCTGTAGGCTGTGCTACATGGTCTGCCCCTCCTCTGCAATAACCATGGTCACGGTAGGGACCAGGAGGGTCGGGCAGAGAGAAGTCCCGCTGCAGCATCCCAGGTTCGATTACTTCAGGTGCATATACTGCGGCATGTGCTCCTACGTCTGCACGTTCAAGGCCATAGAACTCGAGAGAAAGCTCGTGCCGCTACACGTGGGGCCGAAGCCAAGCGGGGGCGAGGGCGCTTGA
- a CDS encoding NADH-quinone oxidoreductase subunit C: MGGRPLENVVTVEPEGLREAVEHQVKRGYGHLVTITGVDAGEKIRVLYHLSSLSGDMTHLEVSVPKKVGASLPTIADVIPGSLFYEMEVRDLFGVRFEGNPWEAYRYPLPETYPRDATPPLWKEAENEKVREIIWRDGDALGQIQTSAEGVSVPFGPYHPALKEPEHFRLIVDGETVVDVIPRLGYVHRGIEKIAERRTYLKNVYLFERVCGICSFIHTYTYVLAAESVAKVEPSRRAEWLRTLVAELERVHSHLLWIGLVGYWMGFDTMFMWLWGVREKVMDVLEIVCGNRVMKGFATIGGTVRDVTDSQLEQVKRALREIEKQASDVMERILSFDLFIHRTRGFGEFDVETARRMCAVGPYRRITGDPYDIRKVEPYGAYQELGFEPITEKRADAYHSVLVRLKETMQSIEMCRRIAEELPAGAAVPQRFYMASPQPGEAVARTEAPRGELFYFIKSAGKPTPDRVKVRTPSLANMLLAATLLRGATLSDVPIIFTMIDPCFSCTDRVLVYDVRTRTARMLREEDFIKMSRKRWASCE, translated from the coding sequence TTGGGCGGGAGACCCCTAGAGAACGTCGTGACGGTGGAACCGGAGGGATTGAGGGAGGCCGTAGAGCACCAAGTCAAGAGGGGCTACGGCCACCTCGTCACGATAACGGGGGTCGACGCGGGGGAGAAGATCAGGGTCCTCTATCACTTGTCTAGCCTGTCGGGCGACATGACTCACTTAGAGGTCTCGGTCCCCAAGAAGGTCGGGGCTTCTCTCCCCACGATAGCAGACGTGATACCGGGTTCTCTCTTCTACGAGATGGAGGTTCGCGATCTCTTCGGGGTTAGGTTCGAGGGGAACCCCTGGGAAGCCTATCGGTACCCGCTCCCCGAAACTTACCCGCGAGACGCGACCCCGCCTCTCTGGAAGGAGGCGGAGAACGAGAAGGTCAGGGAAATCATTTGGCGCGACGGCGATGCCCTCGGCCAAATTCAGACTAGCGCCGAGGGAGTGAGCGTCCCCTTTGGCCCCTATCATCCAGCCCTCAAGGAGCCCGAGCACTTCAGGCTGATCGTGGACGGCGAGACCGTCGTTGACGTCATACCGAGGCTGGGATACGTCCACAGGGGCATCGAGAAAATCGCTGAGAGGAGGACCTACCTGAAGAACGTCTACCTCTTCGAGAGGGTGTGCGGCATCTGCAGTTTCATACACACGTACACCTACGTCCTGGCGGCCGAGAGCGTGGCCAAGGTGGAGCCGAGCAGGAGAGCCGAGTGGCTGAGGACTCTCGTGGCCGAGCTCGAGAGGGTCCACTCGCACCTCCTGTGGATAGGGCTCGTCGGGTACTGGATGGGCTTCGACACCATGTTCATGTGGCTGTGGGGCGTCCGCGAGAAGGTCATGGACGTCCTCGAGATCGTATGCGGCAATAGAGTGATGAAGGGCTTCGCGACAATAGGAGGCACCGTCAGAGACGTCACAGACTCTCAGCTCGAGCAAGTCAAGAGGGCTCTCCGAGAGATCGAGAAGCAGGCCTCCGACGTGATGGAGAGGATCCTCTCCTTCGACCTCTTCATCCACAGGACCAGAGGCTTCGGCGAGTTCGACGTCGAGACCGCGAGGAGGATGTGCGCCGTTGGCCCCTACAGGAGAATCACGGGTGACCCCTACGACATAAGGAAGGTGGAGCCCTACGGAGCCTACCAAGAGCTGGGCTTCGAGCCCATAACAGAGAAGAGGGCCGACGCCTATCACTCCGTGCTCGTCAGGCTCAAGGAGACGATGCAGTCGATCGAGATGTGCAGGAGAATCGCCGAGGAGCTCCCCGCCGGCGCGGCGGTTCCCCAGAGATTTTACATGGCCTCTCCCCAGCCCGGCGAGGCCGTTGCTAGAACCGAGGCCCCCAGGGGCGAGCTCTTCTACTTCATTAAGTCGGCTGGCAAGCCCACCCCCGATAGAGTCAAGGTCAGAACGCCGAGCCTCGCCAACATGCTGCTCGCCGCTACGCTCCTGCGCGGAGCGACTCTCTCCGACGTCCCCATCATCTTCACGATGATAGACCCCTGCTTCAGCTGCACCGATAGGGTCCTGGTGTACGACGTGCGAACCAGGACCGCCAGGATGCTCAGGGAGGAGGACTTCATTAAGATGAGCAGAAAGAGGTGGGCTAGCTGTGAGTGA
- a CDS encoding NADH-quinone oxidoreductase subunit B family protein yields MGLGDLNRYIKKSLWLFHFNASSCNGCDIEIVAALTPRFDAERFGALLVPSPRHADALVVTGSVNRLSVDALRQIYSQMPEPKVVIAVGACACSGGVFHDCYNVIGGVDKVIPVDVYVPGCAVKPEAIIKALGLVAGVKSEKRKRGKARPIVVEA; encoded by the coding sequence ATGGGATTGGGAGACCTCAATAGATACATCAAGAAGAGCCTCTGGCTCTTCCACTTCAACGCCAGCAGCTGCAACGGCTGCGATATAGAGATAGTCGCGGCTCTCACGCCGAGGTTCGACGCGGAGAGGTTCGGAGCTCTCCTCGTCCCTAGCCCCAGGCACGCCGACGCTCTCGTGGTCACCGGCTCGGTCAATAGGCTCTCGGTCGACGCACTCAGGCAGATCTACAGCCAGATGCCCGAGCCGAAGGTCGTAATCGCCGTCGGCGCCTGCGCCTGCAGCGGGGGCGTGTTCCACGACTGCTACAACGTGATCGGGGGAGTCGATAAGGTCATACCGGTGGACGTTTACGTGCCGGGCTGCGCCGTTAAGCCCGAGGCGATAATCAAGGCGCTGGGCCTCGTGGCTGGCGTCAAGAGCGAGAAGAGGAAGAGGGGCAAAGCGAGGCCGATAGTAGTGGAGGCCTGA